From the genome of Hydrogenovibrio kuenenii DSM 12350:
GATATTGAGATTACATTGGAAGCCAACCCTGGTACGGTCGATTTTAAAAAGTTTGAAGGGTTTCGCCAAGCAGGAGTGAACCGGCTATCAATGGGGATTCAAAGCTTTAATGATGATAAGTTAAGAGCACTTGGTCGTATCCATTCATCCGAAGAAGCCTATCGTGCCGTAGAGGCTGCCAAAGCTGCGGGGTTTGACAATTTTAACTTGGATTTGATGTTCGCCTTACCCAATCAAACGCTAGAAGAAGCTATTTCAGATGTGGAAACGGCTATCACTCTTGCACCGCCGCATTTGTCTCACTATCAATTGACACTTGAACCCAACACACCGTTTTATAAAAATCCGCCTGTTTTGCCAGAAGAAGACTTGGCTTGGGAAATGCAGTTAGCTTGCCAGTCGTTGTTACGTGAGAAGGGGTATCATCACTATGAAGTTTCCGCTTACGCACAAAACAGACACGAATGTACTCATAACCTGAATTACTGGCAGTTTGGTGACTATATAGGCCTAGGGGCTGGTGCACATGGCAAGATTACGGATGCGCCGCAAGGAAAGATTTGGCGAACCCAAATGCCTGCTTCGCCAGGAGGGTATGTGCAAATGATTAATGACGGCAAACTGGGTAAAACGTCAGAAGTGACAGAAGTAGATGCTGTTTTTGAATTTATGCTCAATGCGCTGCGTTTGCAGGATGGAATTCCGTTAGAATATTTTGTTTTGAGGACGGGGTTGTCCTTGCAGAACATAATGCCTTCCATTGACAAACTTGTACAGCAACAATGGTTGTTACCAGATCAAGAACAATTAAAATTGACTTCAGAGGGGCAACGATTTTTAAACGATGTTCTTCAGGAATTCTTAATAAGCTAAAGTAAGAAATAGATAGGCAATGCAATCTCCTTTTCATTAGTCCGACAGTATTTGAGGTAGTCATGACGCAAACAAACGACAAAGAATCTACAAGTTTACAGGCAGAAGAAAGCGAGCAATCCGTTTCCAAGTCTAAGGCTGTCCGTCGTAAAGAGCGTTATGCTGACAAGCATCCTTTCTTTAAATGGTTTAGACGTGTATTTATGTTTTTTCTGATGCTGCCTCTACTCATCTTTTTGGGATTTTG
Proteins encoded in this window:
- the hemW gene encoding radical SAM family heme chaperone HemW; translated protein: MHYPWCIQKCPYCDFNSHTLGGDQEQSYLAAMIRQLEQTLPSVWGRPIQSIFFGGGTPSLISEQGLDSFLSQLRALLGFSPDIEITLEANPGTVDFKKFEGFRQAGVNRLSMGIQSFNDDKLRALGRIHSSEEAYRAVEAAKAAGFDNFNLDLMFALPNQTLEEAISDVETAITLAPPHLSHYQLTLEPNTPFYKNPPVLPEEDLAWEMQLACQSLLREKGYHHYEVSAYAQNRHECTHNLNYWQFGDYIGLGAGAHGKITDAPQGKIWRTQMPASPGGYVQMINDGKLGKTSEVTEVDAVFEFMLNALRLQDGIPLEYFVLRTGLSLQNIMPSIDKLVQQQWLLPDQEQLKLTSEGQRFLNDVLQEFLIS